A genomic segment from Alistipes senegalensis JC50 encodes:
- the panB gene encoding 3-methyl-2-oxobutanoate hydroxymethyltransferase produces the protein MSVESTVRAVTTYRLTEMKQRGEKIAMLTSYDYSMAKIVDAAGVDVILVGDSAANVMAGYETTLPITLDMMIYHARSVVRAVSRALVVVDLPFGSYQGNSKVALDSAIRIMKETEADAIKIEGGEEILESVQRILSAGIPVMGHLGLTPQSIHKFGTYAVRAKEEAEAEKLVRDARLLSDAGCFGIVLEKIPAALADRVTKEISAPTIGIGAGGGCDGQVLVIHDMLGINKGFSPRFLRRYADLHSVMTDAVERYVRDVKECDFPNEKEQY, from the coding sequence ATGTCAGTAGAAAGCACCGTCCGCGCGGTAACGACTTACCGCCTGACGGAAATGAAACAGCGGGGCGAGAAGATCGCCATGCTTACCTCTTACGACTATTCGATGGCGAAGATCGTCGATGCCGCGGGCGTTGATGTGATTCTCGTGGGCGACTCGGCGGCCAACGTCATGGCCGGTTACGAAACCACGCTCCCCATCACTCTCGATATGATGATCTACCACGCACGTTCGGTCGTGCGCGCCGTCAGTCGTGCGCTGGTCGTCGTCGATCTGCCGTTCGGCTCTTATCAGGGCAATTCGAAGGTGGCGCTCGATTCGGCCATCCGCATTATGAAGGAGACCGAGGCCGACGCCATCAAGATCGAGGGCGGCGAGGAGATTCTCGAATCGGTTCAGCGCATCCTTTCGGCCGGTATTCCCGTCATGGGACACCTCGGTCTGACACCCCAGTCGATCCACAAGTTCGGCACCTATGCGGTCCGCGCCAAGGAGGAGGCCGAGGCCGAGAAACTGGTGCGCGACGCCCGTCTGCTGAGCGACGCGGGGTGCTTCGGCATCGTGCTGGAAAAGATTCCCGCGGCATTGGCCGACCGGGTGACGAAGGAGATTTCGGCTCCGACGATCGGCATCGGCGCCGGCGGAGGGTGCGACGGGCAGGTGCTCGTGATCCACGACATGCTGGGCATCAACAAGGGTTTTTCGCCCCGGTTCCTGCGCCGTTACGCCGATCTGCACAGCGTGATGACCGACGCCGTGGAACGGTATGTCCGCGACGTGAAGGAGTGCGATTTCCCCAACGAGAAGGAGCAGTACTGA
- a CDS encoding RNA methyltransferase: MRKITNEELGRPSAEEFAAMEKMPVTVVLDNVRSAQNVGAFFRTGDAFAVERIALCGITAVPPSRDIHKTALGAEQTVPWCHYATTPECLAQLRAEGYEIYAVEQVEGAVMLDAFRARQGVKYALVFGNEVDGVGQEAVDMCDGAVEIPQAGTKHSINVSVAGGVVLWAIFSQLRAGF, encoded by the coding sequence ATGCGCAAAATCACCAACGAAGAGCTCGGCAGGCCCTCGGCCGAAGAGTTCGCCGCGATGGAGAAAATGCCCGTCACGGTAGTGCTGGACAACGTACGTTCGGCCCAGAATGTCGGGGCTTTTTTCCGCACGGGCGACGCTTTCGCCGTGGAGCGGATCGCCTTGTGCGGCATTACCGCCGTGCCGCCCTCCCGCGACATTCACAAAACGGCCCTGGGAGCCGAACAGACCGTGCCCTGGTGCCATTATGCGACGACCCCGGAGTGCCTCGCGCAGCTGCGCGCCGAGGGGTATGAGATATACGCCGTGGAGCAGGTCGAAGGGGCCGTGATGCTCGACGCCTTCCGTGCCCGGCAGGGGGTGAAATATGCGCTGGTCTTCGGCAACGAGGTCGATGGCGTGGGCCAGGAGGCCGTCGATATGTGCGACGGGGCTGTCGAGATCCCGCAGGCCGGGACCAAACATTCGATCAACGTCTCGGTCGCCGGAGGCGTCGTTTTATGGGCCATTTTTTCCCAGCTGAGAGCTGGGTTTTAG